GCAGCTACAGGAATTACATTGCTGACAGCATGACCGATCATCGCTCTCTGCCAAGGATCTTTAGTATTTAGATTTGGCTCCTCTGGCTCGGAACCGATCGCCGTGGGGTATAGCAAAATTTCGGCTCCCATCAGTACCATCGCTCTAGCACATTCAGGAAACCACTGATCCCAGCAAATGCCCACGCCAATTTTGCCAAAAGCCGTATCCCAAACTTTAAAGCCTGTGTCACCACCACGAAAATAAAACTTTTCTTCGTAACCAGGACCATCGGGAATATGACTTTTGCGATAGACTCCCAGCAATGAGCCATCAGCATCAACCATAGCGAGACTGTTGTAATAGACCTGTCCTGACTTCTCAAAAAATGAGACAGGTATGACTACATTTAGTTCTTGAGCTAGCTTTTGAAAATGGGCGATCGTCGGATGATTGTCCACAGGTTGCGCCCAATCAAAAAAATAATCGCGCTCTTCCCGACAAAAGTATGACCCTTCAAATAATTCTGGTGGCAAAATTACCTGTGCGCCTTGATAGGCTGCTTTGCTAACTAAGTCGGATATTTTAGTGACGTTATT
This genomic stretch from Pseudanabaena galeata CCNP1313 harbors:
- the aguB gene encoding N-carbamoylputrescine amidase, whose protein sequence is MSSSKTITIAVIQASLNADIANNVTKISDLVSKAAYQGAQVILPPELFEGSYFCREERDYFFDWAQPVDNHPTIAHFQKLAQELNVVIPVSFFEKSGQVYYNSLAMVDADGSLLGVYRKSHIPDGPGYEEKFYFRGGDTGFKVWDTAFGKIGVGICWDQWFPECARAMVLMGAEILLYPTAIGSEPEEPNLNTKDPWQRAMIGHAVSNVIPVAAANRIGLEGNQTFYGHSFIANHRGDKVAELNDTEEGVILASFDLDQVRLNRASFGFFRDRRPDLYQVLLSP